One Synechococcus sp. PROS-9-1 DNA window includes the following coding sequences:
- a CDS encoding GTP-binding protein encodes MTASSPPSTTERCLSLLQTWRSQLQLNRREQTVLAGSLRSLDLQLDRLSNRNLRVAVFGRVGVGKSSLVNALIGQELLATDVAHGCTRQQKALPWTISIPGLNTIELVDTPGIDEVAAAARARLAARVALQSDLVLLVLDADISRVELDALETLMSSGKPVLPVLNRSDCCPPEQLDSLRLSISQRIQERCYRNHRAKIPQPIAVSAAPRKACQRSDGKVRSERQPAVVNPLRTAVTNLLREQGQALLALNALRQAERLQQQMEQGRLERRRQDAQGLIGRYAALKATGVAANPLVLLDLAGGLACDTALVVQLCKLYDLPMGGPAARRLMQRLSGHNAMLGGVQLGLQLALSGLRQLLLIAAPFSGGLSLGPAAPVAVAQAALAVHTTRRTGRLTARWLVDQRGRGRRSNPAPTTLMRSLIRSDTNMQRLLAEWPQPPNRPRRDGLLP; translated from the coding sequence ATGACGGCGTCCTCGCCTCCATCCACCACGGAGCGGTGCCTCTCACTGCTGCAAACCTGGCGATCTCAGCTCCAGCTCAATCGCCGAGAACAAACCGTGTTGGCGGGTTCGCTCAGGAGCTTGGACCTGCAATTGGACCGCTTGTCGAATCGCAACCTGCGCGTCGCAGTGTTCGGCCGCGTGGGAGTGGGGAAATCAAGCCTCGTTAATGCCCTGATCGGCCAAGAGCTCCTGGCCACTGATGTAGCTCACGGCTGCACCAGACAGCAAAAGGCGTTGCCTTGGACGATCTCCATTCCCGGTCTGAACACGATCGAACTCGTCGACACGCCAGGAATCGATGAGGTGGCAGCAGCGGCGCGTGCGCGACTGGCAGCGCGGGTGGCCCTGCAGTCCGATCTTGTGCTGCTTGTGTTGGATGCCGACATCAGCAGGGTTGAGCTCGATGCCTTGGAGACGTTGATGAGCAGTGGTAAACCGGTCCTTCCCGTGCTTAACCGCAGTGATTGTTGTCCCCCAGAGCAACTCGACAGCCTCCGGCTAAGCATCAGCCAAAGGATCCAGGAGCGGTGTTATCGCAACCATCGCGCAAAGATTCCTCAACCGATTGCCGTTTCAGCAGCCCCTCGCAAAGCCTGCCAACGATCCGATGGCAAGGTTCGCAGCGAACGCCAACCAGCGGTCGTGAACCCGCTACGCACTGCTGTGACCAATCTGCTGCGAGAGCAAGGCCAAGCCCTCTTGGCCTTAAATGCGCTCCGCCAAGCAGAACGGCTCCAACAACAAATGGAGCAAGGGCGACTGGAGCGCCGACGACAAGATGCGCAAGGCCTCATCGGCCGCTACGCCGCTCTCAAGGCCACAGGGGTTGCGGCCAATCCTCTGGTGTTACTCGATCTGGCCGGGGGCTTGGCCTGCGATACCGCCCTAGTGGTGCAGCTCTGCAAGCTCTATGACCTGCCGATGGGAGGACCAGCAGCACGACGGCTCATGCAACGACTATCGGGGCATAACGCCATGTTGGGAGGCGTCCAACTGGGACTTCAGCTGGCGCTCTCGGGACTTCGACAGCTGTTGCTCATCGCCGCCCCCTTTTCTGGAGGCTTAAGCCTTGGTCCAGCGGCTCCCGTCGCCGTCGCCCAGGCGGCTCTCGCTGTGCACACAACGCGAAGGACTGGCCGGCTCACAGCACGCTGGCTGGTCGATCAACGCGGTCGAGGGCGGCGGAGCAATCCAGCCCCGACGACCCTCATGCGAAGTCTTATCCGCAGCGATACCAACATGCAACGCCTGCTTGCAGAGTGGCCACAGCCGCCAAACCGGCCCCGGCGCGACGGGCTCTTGCCATGA